Part of the Ictalurus furcatus strain D&B chromosome 28, Billie_1.0, whole genome shotgun sequence genome is shown below.
CCAAAGAGGCCTGCTATATTTCCAATCAGGTCCTGTTTAGAACGTACAGGTGGTATTTGACCGGCAAGTCTGCCTTTATAATCAGAGGTTAAATCATCGATTCGTGCCTGTAGCCATGCATATGATTTGTTGTCAATACTACAATGTTTCGTATAAGCAGTtaaaatctttgaaatattgtaatttacatacagaaataaatctgattttGTAGATATCTAGCATGTGGTTATGACTATATAAATGAATTTTTCCAGTGTTGACTATACCGACACCCTCCTCAGGTCATGTGAAGTGGCCTAATATAGTCTAGttgtaaattaaaacaaacaaaaagagagacaaatGTGAAGACGTTTTTGAAAATTTATCAGAGACTTTTTTCGACTGTAAATTTAGACGTGtcactatagaaataaaacaaaacaaaagtgaaGATGACTATCTCAGTGGATCCAGAGTATTCTCTGAAAACACCGGGCACAGTGCAAGAATAAACAGTGAATGGGGTGCTACCTCATTACAAAGGCaccacacatactcacactcatacttgcacacatacactcacacacacctagggTCAGTGTCCCAATTGTCCAGGAACATATGAGAGCCACCCAGAAGGAACAGAAACGAGTGTACAACCATCCAGCGCAGCCTCGCGAGTTTCAGCCTGGAGATCGGGTACTCCTGTTTGTTCATGTTAGTTCTCAAATTAACACCGAGTTTGCAGTTACAACTTCAGACAAGAGAGGTTGATGCTGCACTACAGCGTTAACACCAAGTTCGAGCAGCTGAACATGAATCACTCGACACAAGGAAAATTGGATCACTGTGGTGTGTTTGATCATGATGTAGCAACACACGTGGTTACAGCAGTGCTATACGGAGCGGATGCCTACTTTGTGTTTGATAGAGAGGTGAATTTATCTGAGGATAAAACTAATGTACAGGGAGATGTAAAGATTTTCCTTGATAAACTGCAGATGCTTTCTTCTGCTGAGGCACAGGTAGAACTAGACCCGAATGAAAATGAGAAGGCTACAGTGAAAAAATGTAGTTGTACATTTTATGGTGATTTCATGTTTCTCTCGAATCCATCAACCTTTGAAGATGCTGTGAAGGTTTACACTGATCTTCCAAAGATGCTTGGACATAATGGAGAACATGCAGTTCCAGTTAAAGTGTGGCTTTTTCCTCTGGTCAAACTGAACTCAAGAGCAGCCAAACTTCAAAGAAACATCACTCGTGATCTCATTAGAGATGTGGAGTCAGTAATCGAGGCTTTAAATATCATGGAGATGAAATGTGGTGACCTGTTGCAAGATACAGTGGCAAAATCCTTCAGCACATTTCACAAGCAAGTTCAGGATTTTCAGAAAGTCTGTTTTGAGTACAAGCGAGATTTCATGACAAAACTAGGGTCCCTCCTGCCAGAAATCCGTGGAGGTAAATCAGATATAA
Proteins encoded:
- the LOC128603280 gene encoding verrucotoxin subunit beta-like, with the protein product MLHYSVNTKFEQLNMNHSTQGKLDHCGVFDHDVATHVVTAVLYGADAYFVFDREVNLSEDKTNVQGDVKIFLDKLQMLSSAEAQVELDPNENEKATVKKCSCTFYGDFMFLSNPSTFEDAVKVYTDLPKMLGHNGEHAVPVKVWLFPLVKLNSRAAKLQRNITRDLIRDVESVIEALNIMEMKCGDLLQDTVAKSFSTFHKQVQDFQKVCFEYKRDFMTKLGSLLPEIRGGKSDINALSELLEVHEKSPFNTCDLQQWTRMNENKSDQVKTLLEQKWMMTDKYLLDLNVL